From Bufo gargarizans isolate SCDJY-AF-19 chromosome 10, ASM1485885v1, whole genome shotgun sequence, the proteins below share one genomic window:
- the FBXO3 gene encoding F-box only protein 3 isoform X2, which yields MSATEPAESARFYKLSFSCSLLNRRFNQLCNHDPLWKWPCRNYWLVSEDKKAQKNRSWKATFTDYYVDLGRYIHHYAKLKAAWDALKAYLGEHCPRMITSLKAGVQEEDLNAIEERIGAKLPDDYRCSLRIHNGQKLVLPGLMGSMALSNHYRSENLLDVDTAAGGFQRRIGLNRCLPVTFCIHTGLSQYLALADVEGRCRNEIFYQCPDQTTHNPAALDMFITGTSFSQWFTSYVQHVVSGDYPIIRDQIFRYEHDKDCVAITDEVTTSVSTSFLPELSSIHPPHYFFTYRIRMEMAKNALPEKACQLDSRYWKITNAKGNVEEVQGPGVVGDYPQLRAGRVYEYTSCTTFSTTSGYMEGSYTFHRLDNKNEVFNVTIPRFHMKCPTFRVSDVATEESCNDCFLHDDDSTDTDEYEERRRVLDMPNPPVHCPRFT from the exons ATGAgtgcgacagaacctgcagagtCGGCGAGATTTTACAAACTCTCATTCAG ctgCAGTCTCCTCAACAGAAGATTTAACCAGCTCTGCAACCACGATCCTCTATGGAAGTGGCCATGTCGGAATTATTGGCTGGTGTCAGA AGACAAGAAGGCCCAGAAGAACCGCAGCTGGAAAGCGACATTTACGGACTATTACGTGGATCTGGGAAGGTATATCCATCACTATGCCAAGCTGAAGGCGGCCTGGGATGCCCTGAAGGCTTATCTGGGTGAACACTGCCCCAGAATGATCACCTCTCTTAAAG CCGGCGTGCAGGAGGAAGATCTTAACGCCATAGAAGAAAGAATCGGCGCCAAGCTGCCTGACGATTATCGTTGTTCCTTGCGTATTCACAATGGACAGAAGCTTGTGCTACCTGG GCTGATGGGCAGCATGGCGTTATCCAACCACTACCGGTCTGAGAACCTGCTGGACGTAGACACAGCAGCCGGCGGCTTCCAGCGCAGGATTGGGCTCAATCGGTGCCTTCCAGTCACCTTCTGCATCCACACTGGTCTCAGTCAGTACTTGGCTCTGGCTGACGTTGAAGGGAGGTGTCGCAATGAGATATTCTATCAGTGTCCG GACCAGACAACACATAACCCTGCTGCACTGGACATGTTTATTACAG GTACCTCTTTCTCCCAGTGGTTTACGTCGTATGTGCAGCATGTTGTCTCAGGTGACTATCCCATCATCAGGGACCAGATTTTCAG GTATGAGCATGACAAGGACTGTGTGGCCATTACTGATGAggtcaccacatcagtctccacttCCTTTCTGCCCGAGTTGAGCTCCATCCACCCTCCACATTACTTCTTCACCTACAGAATCAG GATGGAGATGGCCAAAAACGCTTTGCCAGAAAAAGCATGCCAGCTCGATAGCCGCTACTGGAAAATCACAAATGCAAAGGGAAACGTGGAGGAGGTACAAGGCCCGGGAGTGGTGG GAGATTACCCCCAGCTGAGGGCGGGTAGAGTGTACGAATACACCAGCTGCACTACATTCTCCACAACTTCGGGATACATGGAGGGGAGTTATACATTCCACCGGCTTGACAACAAGAACGAGGTCTTCAATGTCACCATCCCTCGCTTTCACATGAAATGCCCCACGTTTCGAGTGTCTGACGTTGCTACA gaagagagctgcaatGATTGCTTTCTACACGACGACGACTCCACAGACACGGATGAATATGAAGAGAGGAGGAGAGTGCTGGACATGCCGAATCCTCCTGTCCATTGCCCACGCTTCACCTGA
- the FBXO3 gene encoding F-box only protein 3 isoform X1 has product MGRGGAAPVQLVASKMAGTNELGLAELPSDPLLLILSYLDFRDLLSCSLLNRRFNQLCNHDPLWKWPCRNYWLVSEDKKAQKNRSWKATFTDYYVDLGRYIHHYAKLKAAWDALKAYLGEHCPRMITSLKAGVQEEDLNAIEERIGAKLPDDYRCSLRIHNGQKLVLPGLMGSMALSNHYRSENLLDVDTAAGGFQRRIGLNRCLPVTFCIHTGLSQYLALADVEGRCRNEIFYQCPDQTTHNPAALDMFITGTSFSQWFTSYVQHVVSGDYPIIRDQIFRYEHDKDCVAITDEVTTSVSTSFLPELSSIHPPHYFFTYRIRMEMAKNALPEKACQLDSRYWKITNAKGNVEEVQGPGVVGDYPQLRAGRVYEYTSCTTFSTTSGYMEGSYTFHRLDNKNEVFNVTIPRFHMKCPTFRVSDVATEESCNDCFLHDDDSTDTDEYEERRRVLDMPNPPVHCPRFT; this is encoded by the exons ATGGGAAGGGGAGGAGCCGCGCCTGTTCAGCTGGTCGCCTCCAAGATGGCGGGGACCAACGAGCTGGGTCTGGCGGAGCTGCCGTCCGATCCGCTGCTCCTGATCCTGTCTTACCTGGACTTCCGGGACCTGCTCAG ctgCAGTCTCCTCAACAGAAGATTTAACCAGCTCTGCAACCACGATCCTCTATGGAAGTGGCCATGTCGGAATTATTGGCTGGTGTCAGA AGACAAGAAGGCCCAGAAGAACCGCAGCTGGAAAGCGACATTTACGGACTATTACGTGGATCTGGGAAGGTATATCCATCACTATGCCAAGCTGAAGGCGGCCTGGGATGCCCTGAAGGCTTATCTGGGTGAACACTGCCCCAGAATGATCACCTCTCTTAAAG CCGGCGTGCAGGAGGAAGATCTTAACGCCATAGAAGAAAGAATCGGCGCCAAGCTGCCTGACGATTATCGTTGTTCCTTGCGTATTCACAATGGACAGAAGCTTGTGCTACCTGG GCTGATGGGCAGCATGGCGTTATCCAACCACTACCGGTCTGAGAACCTGCTGGACGTAGACACAGCAGCCGGCGGCTTCCAGCGCAGGATTGGGCTCAATCGGTGCCTTCCAGTCACCTTCTGCATCCACACTGGTCTCAGTCAGTACTTGGCTCTGGCTGACGTTGAAGGGAGGTGTCGCAATGAGATATTCTATCAGTGTCCG GACCAGACAACACATAACCCTGCTGCACTGGACATGTTTATTACAG GTACCTCTTTCTCCCAGTGGTTTACGTCGTATGTGCAGCATGTTGTCTCAGGTGACTATCCCATCATCAGGGACCAGATTTTCAG GTATGAGCATGACAAGGACTGTGTGGCCATTACTGATGAggtcaccacatcagtctccacttCCTTTCTGCCCGAGTTGAGCTCCATCCACCCTCCACATTACTTCTTCACCTACAGAATCAG GATGGAGATGGCCAAAAACGCTTTGCCAGAAAAAGCATGCCAGCTCGATAGCCGCTACTGGAAAATCACAAATGCAAAGGGAAACGTGGAGGAGGTACAAGGCCCGGGAGTGGTGG GAGATTACCCCCAGCTGAGGGCGGGTAGAGTGTACGAATACACCAGCTGCACTACATTCTCCACAACTTCGGGATACATGGAGGGGAGTTATACATTCCACCGGCTTGACAACAAGAACGAGGTCTTCAATGTCACCATCCCTCGCTTTCACATGAAATGCCCCACGTTTCGAGTGTCTGACGTTGCTACA gaagagagctgcaatGATTGCTTTCTACACGACGACGACTCCACAGACACGGATGAATATGAAGAGAGGAGGAGAGTGCTGGACATGCCGAATCCTCCTGTCCATTGCCCACGCTTCACCTGA
- the FBXO3 gene encoding F-box only protein 3 isoform X3 — MGRGGAAPVQLVASKMAGTNELGLAELPSDPLLLILSYLDFRDLLSCSLLNRRFNQLCNHDPLWKWPCRNYWLVSEDKKAQKNRSWKATFTDYYVDLGRYIHHYAKLKAAWDALKAYLGEHCPRMITSLKAGVQEEDLNAIEERIGAKLPDDYRCSLRIHNGQKLVLPGLMGSMALSNHYRSENLLDVDTAAGGFQRRIGLNRCLPVTFCIHTGLSQYLALADVEGRCRNEIFYQCPDQTTHNPAALDMFITGTSFSQWFTSYVQHVVSGDYPIIRDQIFRYEHDKDCVAITDEVTTSVSTSFLPELSSIHPPHYFFTYRIRMEMAKNALPEKACQLDSRYWKITNAKGNVEEVQGPGVVGDYPQLRAGRVYEYTSCTTFSTTSGYMEGSYTFHRLDNKNEVFNVTIPRFHMKCPTFRVSDVATVGRELQ; from the exons ATGGGAAGGGGAGGAGCCGCGCCTGTTCAGCTGGTCGCCTCCAAGATGGCGGGGACCAACGAGCTGGGTCTGGCGGAGCTGCCGTCCGATCCGCTGCTCCTGATCCTGTCTTACCTGGACTTCCGGGACCTGCTCAG ctgCAGTCTCCTCAACAGAAGATTTAACCAGCTCTGCAACCACGATCCTCTATGGAAGTGGCCATGTCGGAATTATTGGCTGGTGTCAGA AGACAAGAAGGCCCAGAAGAACCGCAGCTGGAAAGCGACATTTACGGACTATTACGTGGATCTGGGAAGGTATATCCATCACTATGCCAAGCTGAAGGCGGCCTGGGATGCCCTGAAGGCTTATCTGGGTGAACACTGCCCCAGAATGATCACCTCTCTTAAAG CCGGCGTGCAGGAGGAAGATCTTAACGCCATAGAAGAAAGAATCGGCGCCAAGCTGCCTGACGATTATCGTTGTTCCTTGCGTATTCACAATGGACAGAAGCTTGTGCTACCTGG GCTGATGGGCAGCATGGCGTTATCCAACCACTACCGGTCTGAGAACCTGCTGGACGTAGACACAGCAGCCGGCGGCTTCCAGCGCAGGATTGGGCTCAATCGGTGCCTTCCAGTCACCTTCTGCATCCACACTGGTCTCAGTCAGTACTTGGCTCTGGCTGACGTTGAAGGGAGGTGTCGCAATGAGATATTCTATCAGTGTCCG GACCAGACAACACATAACCCTGCTGCACTGGACATGTTTATTACAG GTACCTCTTTCTCCCAGTGGTTTACGTCGTATGTGCAGCATGTTGTCTCAGGTGACTATCCCATCATCAGGGACCAGATTTTCAG GTATGAGCATGACAAGGACTGTGTGGCCATTACTGATGAggtcaccacatcagtctccacttCCTTTCTGCCCGAGTTGAGCTCCATCCACCCTCCACATTACTTCTTCACCTACAGAATCAG GATGGAGATGGCCAAAAACGCTTTGCCAGAAAAAGCATGCCAGCTCGATAGCCGCTACTGGAAAATCACAAATGCAAAGGGAAACGTGGAGGAGGTACAAGGCCCGGGAGTGGTGG GAGATTACCCCCAGCTGAGGGCGGGTAGAGTGTACGAATACACCAGCTGCACTACATTCTCCACAACTTCGGGATACATGGAGGGGAGTTATACATTCCACCGGCTTGACAACAAGAACGAGGTCTTCAATGTCACCATCCCTCGCTTTCACATGAAATGCCCCACGTTTCGAGTGTCTGACGTTGCTACAGTAG gaagagagctgcaatGA